A stretch of the Erpetoichthys calabaricus chromosome 3, fErpCal1.3, whole genome shotgun sequence genome encodes the following:
- the dld gene encoding delta-like protein D isoform X1, with the protein MGQRLIIGLSILSILLSQGLCSGVFELKLQEFLNKKGAFGNMNCCKGGSGPVLLQCECKTFFRICLKHYQANVSPEPPCTYGSAVTPVLGSNSFQVSETSSDVTFTNPIRFTFGFTWPGTFSLIIEALHTDSPDDLSTDNPDRLISRLTTQRHLAVGEEWSQDLHTAGRTELKYSYRFVCDEHYYGEGCSVFCRPRDDAFGHFTCGERGEKVCNPGWKGQYCTEAICLPGCDEQHGFCEKPGECKCRVGWQGRYCDECIRYPGCLHGTCQQPWQCNCQEGWGGLFCNQDLNYCTHHKPCKNGATCTNTGQGSYTCSCRPGFSGASCEIEINECDSNPCKNGGSCTDMENSFSCTCPPGFYGPTCEHSATTCADAPCFNGGHCSDNPDGGYSCVCPVNYSGFNCEKKIDHCSSNPCVNGAQCLDLGNTYMCQCANGFTGVHCDDNIDECASFPCANGGTCQDGISDYTCTCPPGYTGKNCSTPVRKCEHNPCHNGATCHERDNRYVCACVPGYGGLNCQFLLPEHPKDQPVVIDQTGKYTEVNDGDFPWTAVCAGIIVVLALLLGCAVILVCFKVKLQKVPSQTDVCKSDIETMNNLTDCQREKDISISVIGATQIKNINKKVDFPCDSNGEKHGYKVKYPSADYNLVHELKCDDFVKEEHEKSDAKCEASDYELENKRTVHLKSSESPERKRPESLYSMSKDVKYQSVYVISEEKDECIIATEV; encoded by the exons ATGGGACAGCGTCTGATTATAGGACTTTCGATACTCTCCATACTTTTAAGTCAG GGTTTGTGCTCTGGTGTCTTTGAGCTGAAGTTACAGGAATTTCTTAACAAGAAAGGTGCATTTGGAAACATGAATTGCTGTAAGGGTGGATCTGGACCCGTTCTGCTACAGTGCGAATGTAAAACGTTTTTCCGGATCTGCCTGAAACATTACCAAGCGAACGTATCTCCCGAGCCTCCATGCACCTACGGCAGCGCTGTCACCCCAGTGCTGGGGAGTAACTCTTTCCAAGTATCCGAAACTTCATCTGATGTCACTTTCACCAATCCGATTAGATTCACTTTCGGATTTACCTGGCCT GGTACATTTTCCTTGATTATAGAAGCCCTGCATACGGATTCTCCTGATGACTTGTCAACAG ATAATCCAGATCGCTTGATCAGTCGCCTTACCACCCAGAGACACCTTGCAGTGGGCGAAGAATGGTCGCAAGACCTTCACACTGCCGGCAGAACTGAACTCAAGTATTCCTATAGGTTTGTTTGTGACGAGCATTATTACGGCGAAGGATGCTCGGTTTTCTGTCGCCCACGTGACGATGCGTTTGGTCACTTCACCTGCGGAGAAAGAGGGGAGAAAGTTTGTAATCCTGGATGGAAAGGCCAGTACTGCACTGAAG cAATTTGCTTGCCCGGATGTGATGAACAACATGGGTTCTGTGAAAAGCCTGGTGAATGCAA ATGCAGAGTTGGGTGGCAGGGACGCTACTGTGACGAATGCATCCGTTACCCTGGATGCTTGCATGGAACATGCCAACAGCCATGGCAGTGTAATTGTCAAGAAGGATGGGGTGGTCTTTTCTGTAACCAAG ATTTGAACTACTGCACACATCATAAACCTTGTAAGAATGGAGCCACTTGCACCAACACGGGACAAGGAAGTTACACTTGTTCTTGCCGACCAGGATTTAGTGGTGCCAGCTGTGAAATTGAAATCAATGAATGTGACAGCAACCCTTGCAAGAATGGAGGAAGTTGCAct GATATGGAGAACAGTTTTAGCTGTACATGCCCACCTGGTTTTTATGGACCAACCTGTGAACACAGTGCTACAACCTGTGCTGATGCCCCCTGTTTTAATGGTGGCCATTGTTCTGATAACCCAGATGGAGGCTATtcttgtgtttgccctgtgaatTACTCTGGTTTTAACTGTGAAAAGAAAATTGACCATTGCAGCTCTAACCCATGCGTGAAtg GAGCCCAGTGTTTGGATCTTGGAAACACATACATGTGTCAGTGTGCCAATGGATTCACCGGAGTGCATTGTGATGACAACATTGATGAATGTGCTTCTTTTCCATGTGCAAATGGCGGAACCTGCCAGGATGGTATCAGTGACTACACATGCACCTGTCCTCCAGGATATACTGGGAAAAACTGTAGCACACCTGTCAGAAAATGTGAACACAACCCTTGCCATAATGGAGCTACATGCCATGAAAGGGACAATCGCTATGTTTGTGCCTGTGTCCCAGGGTATGGTGGGCTCAATTGCCAATTTCTGTTGCCTGAACATCCTAAAGATCAGCCTGTTGTTATAGACCAAACTGGAAAGTACACTGAAGTAAATGATGGAGATTTCCCTTGGACAGCAGTATGTGCTGGGATTATTGTTGTCCTTGCACTGTTGCTTGGCTGTGCTGTCATTTTGGTTTGTTTCAAGGTGAAATTGCAGAAAGTGCCTAGCCAAACAGATGTCTGCAAAAGTGATATTGAGACAATGAATAACCTAACTGACTGCCAGCGAGAAAAAGACATTTCTATCAGTGTTATTGGGGCTACCCAGATCAAGAACATCAATAAGAAAGTAGACTTTCCCTGTGACAGCAATGGGGAGAAACATGGTTATAAAGTTAAATACCCATCAGCGGATTACAATCTCGTTCATGAGCTAAAATGTGATGACTTTGTTAAAGAGGAGCATGAAAAAAGTGATGCAAAGTGTGAAGCCTCTGACTATGAACTGGAGAATAAACGCACTGTCCATTTAAAGAG CAGTGAGTCACCAGAAAGAAAAAGACCAGAATCCCTGTATTCCATGTCAAAAGATGTAAAGTACCAATCTGTGTATGTGATATCCGAGGAAAAAGATGAATGTATAATTGCAACTGAG GTTTAA
- the dld gene encoding delta-like protein D isoform X2, with product MGQRLIIGLSILSILLSQGLCSGVFELKLQEFLNKKGAFGNMNCCKGGSGPVLLQCECKTFFRICLKHYQANVSPEPPCTYGSAVTPVLGSNSFQVSETSSDVTFTNPIRFTFGFTWPGTFSLIIEALHTDSPDDLSTDNPDRLISRLTTQRHLAVGEEWSQDLHTAGRTELKYSYRFVCDEHYYGEGCSVFCRPRDDAFGHFTCGERGEKVCNPGWKGQYCTEAICLPGCDEQHGFCEKPGECKCRVGWQGRYCDECIRYPGCLHGTCQQPWQCNCQEGWGGLFCNQDLNYCTHHKPCKNGATCTNTGQGSYTCSCRPGFSGASCEIEINECDSNPCKNGGSCTDMENSFSCTCPPGFYGPTCEHSATTCADAPCFNGGHCSDNPDGGYSCVCPVNYSGFNCEKKIDHCSSNPCVNGAQCLDLGNTYMCQCANGFTGVHCDDNIDECASFPCANGGTCQDGISDYTCTCPPGYTGKNCSTPVRKCEHNPCHNGATCHERDNRYVCACVPGYGGLNCQFLLPEHPKDQPVVIDQTGKYTEVNDGDFPWTAVCAGIIVVLALLLGCAVILVCFKVKLQKVPSQTDVCKSDIETMNNLTDCQREKDISISVIGATQIKNINKKVDFPCDSNGEKHGYKVKYPSADYNLVHELKCDDFVKEEHEKSDAKCEASDYELENKRTVHLKSESPERKRPESLYSMSKDVKYQSVYVISEEKDECIIATEV from the exons ATGGGACAGCGTCTGATTATAGGACTTTCGATACTCTCCATACTTTTAAGTCAG GGTTTGTGCTCTGGTGTCTTTGAGCTGAAGTTACAGGAATTTCTTAACAAGAAAGGTGCATTTGGAAACATGAATTGCTGTAAGGGTGGATCTGGACCCGTTCTGCTACAGTGCGAATGTAAAACGTTTTTCCGGATCTGCCTGAAACATTACCAAGCGAACGTATCTCCCGAGCCTCCATGCACCTACGGCAGCGCTGTCACCCCAGTGCTGGGGAGTAACTCTTTCCAAGTATCCGAAACTTCATCTGATGTCACTTTCACCAATCCGATTAGATTCACTTTCGGATTTACCTGGCCT GGTACATTTTCCTTGATTATAGAAGCCCTGCATACGGATTCTCCTGATGACTTGTCAACAG ATAATCCAGATCGCTTGATCAGTCGCCTTACCACCCAGAGACACCTTGCAGTGGGCGAAGAATGGTCGCAAGACCTTCACACTGCCGGCAGAACTGAACTCAAGTATTCCTATAGGTTTGTTTGTGACGAGCATTATTACGGCGAAGGATGCTCGGTTTTCTGTCGCCCACGTGACGATGCGTTTGGTCACTTCACCTGCGGAGAAAGAGGGGAGAAAGTTTGTAATCCTGGATGGAAAGGCCAGTACTGCACTGAAG cAATTTGCTTGCCCGGATGTGATGAACAACATGGGTTCTGTGAAAAGCCTGGTGAATGCAA ATGCAGAGTTGGGTGGCAGGGACGCTACTGTGACGAATGCATCCGTTACCCTGGATGCTTGCATGGAACATGCCAACAGCCATGGCAGTGTAATTGTCAAGAAGGATGGGGTGGTCTTTTCTGTAACCAAG ATTTGAACTACTGCACACATCATAAACCTTGTAAGAATGGAGCCACTTGCACCAACACGGGACAAGGAAGTTACACTTGTTCTTGCCGACCAGGATTTAGTGGTGCCAGCTGTGAAATTGAAATCAATGAATGTGACAGCAACCCTTGCAAGAATGGAGGAAGTTGCAct GATATGGAGAACAGTTTTAGCTGTACATGCCCACCTGGTTTTTATGGACCAACCTGTGAACACAGTGCTACAACCTGTGCTGATGCCCCCTGTTTTAATGGTGGCCATTGTTCTGATAACCCAGATGGAGGCTATtcttgtgtttgccctgtgaatTACTCTGGTTTTAACTGTGAAAAGAAAATTGACCATTGCAGCTCTAACCCATGCGTGAAtg GAGCCCAGTGTTTGGATCTTGGAAACACATACATGTGTCAGTGTGCCAATGGATTCACCGGAGTGCATTGTGATGACAACATTGATGAATGTGCTTCTTTTCCATGTGCAAATGGCGGAACCTGCCAGGATGGTATCAGTGACTACACATGCACCTGTCCTCCAGGATATACTGGGAAAAACTGTAGCACACCTGTCAGAAAATGTGAACACAACCCTTGCCATAATGGAGCTACATGCCATGAAAGGGACAATCGCTATGTTTGTGCCTGTGTCCCAGGGTATGGTGGGCTCAATTGCCAATTTCTGTTGCCTGAACATCCTAAAGATCAGCCTGTTGTTATAGACCAAACTGGAAAGTACACTGAAGTAAATGATGGAGATTTCCCTTGGACAGCAGTATGTGCTGGGATTATTGTTGTCCTTGCACTGTTGCTTGGCTGTGCTGTCATTTTGGTTTGTTTCAAGGTGAAATTGCAGAAAGTGCCTAGCCAAACAGATGTCTGCAAAAGTGATATTGAGACAATGAATAACCTAACTGACTGCCAGCGAGAAAAAGACATTTCTATCAGTGTTATTGGGGCTACCCAGATCAAGAACATCAATAAGAAAGTAGACTTTCCCTGTGACAGCAATGGGGAGAAACATGGTTATAAAGTTAAATACCCATCAGCGGATTACAATCTCGTTCATGAGCTAAAATGTGATGACTTTGTTAAAGAGGAGCATGAAAAAAGTGATGCAAAGTGTGAAGCCTCTGACTATGAACTGGAGAATAAACGCACTGTCCATTTAAAGAG TGAGTCACCAGAAAGAAAAAGACCAGAATCCCTGTATTCCATGTCAAAAGATGTAAAGTACCAATCTGTGTATGTGATATCCGAGGAAAAAGATGAATGTATAATTGCAACTGAG GTTTAA